A genomic stretch from Kogia breviceps isolate mKogBre1 chromosome 1, mKogBre1 haplotype 1, whole genome shotgun sequence includes:
- the LOC131758109 gene encoding LOW QUALITY PROTEIN: immunoglobulin superfamily DCC subclass member 3-like (The sequence of the model RefSeq protein was modified relative to this genomic sequence to represent the inferred CDS: inserted 2 bases in 1 codon; substituted 1 base at 1 genomic stop codon): MLLPHGILRVTSVSRADVGTYRHAAHNVANTRHSQDAWLTLKVKQGSGESEWALGREEGVGAGTTGMGSPRLLQEPRFCLGSQNLTLTVHQTALLECIATGHPWPLISWSHLDGQSVGVEGIQVLGPRNLMISDVSVQHLGVYVCAANRLGTRVRRAAQGVLLVQAPPEFVQWPQSLSRPPGSSAVFTCVAXGVPEPRLAWLKNGKGLSPGDNIRLTHNNSTLMLAGISAADEAIYQRVAENSAGSNQASARPAVXWDPEPPPAPRGLQAMALSTSAIRVSWEPLPSNGDIASYVLHLRPVGGLLSRGCQPGPSLHPRFHHGQQGASWELPSQLGPIQGFKLFHRKLPAVHFEGALLLASTVSSFLYTDLDGTVSTESKAGWSCSQDENSSLPGVVVGIHVGLAALIVCLLCLLLGWRHSLFCRQGSQDCWAVPQTASDRAGGCRGQAPSGGKPGEKTELITQVTVEQPPLA; encoded by the exons ATGCTGCTGCCTCATGGCATCCTCCGCGTCACCAGCGTGAGCCGGGCTGACGTGGGCACCTACCGCCACGCGGCACACAATGTGGCCAATACCCGCCACAGCCAGGATGCCTGGCTGACCCTGAAGGTTAAGCAAGGATCAGGGGAATCAGAGTGGGCACTGGGCAGAGAGGAGGGTGTGGGAGCTGGCACCACTGGGA TGGGATCCCCAAGGCTGCTGCAGGAGCCGAGATTCTGTCTGGGGTCTCAGAACCTGACGCTCACGGTACACCAAACGGCACTGCTGGAATGCATCGCCACAGGCCACCCATGGCCACTGATCTCCTGGAGCCACCTGG ATGGCCAATCCGTCGGCGTAGAGGGCATCCAAGTCCTGGGCCCCAGGAACCTCATGATCTCTGATGTGTCGGTCCAGCACTTAGGCGTCTACGTCTGTGCAGCCAATCGGCTGGGAACCCGGGTCCGACGCGCAGCACAGGGCGTCCTGCTCGTGCAGG CTCCGCCCGAGTTTGTCCAGTGGCCACAATCCTTATCCAGGCCTCCAGGCAGCAGCGCCGTCTTCACCTGTGTGGCCTAGGGCGTCCCCGAGCCCCGGCTGGCATGGTTAAAGAATGGGAAGGGGCTGAGCCCTGGGGATAACATTCGGCTAACCCACAACAACAG CACACTGATGCTGGCGGGGATCTCAGCAGCGGACGAGGCCATCTACCAACGCGTGGCAGAGAACAGCGCGGGCTCCAACCAGGCCAGTGCCCGCCCGGCTGT ATGGGACCCagagccaccccctgcccccaggggtCTGCAGGCAATGGCACTCTCCACCTCTGCCATTCGAGTGTCCTGGGAACCACTGCCCTCCAACGGGGACATCGCCAGCTATGTGCTGCACCTCCGGCCTGTTGGAG GCCTACTCAGCAGAGGGTGCCAGCCAGGACCCAGCCTCCATCCACGCTTCCACCATGGGCAACAGGGA GCCTCCTGGGAGCTGCCGTCCCAGCTGGGGCCCATCCAGGGCTTCAAACTCTTTCACCGCAAGCTGCCCGCTGTCCATTTTGAGGGGGCCCTGCTCCTGGCTAGCACTGTCAGTTCCTTTCTCTACACAGATCTGG ATGGCACTGTGTCCACAGAGTCCAAGGCTGGGTGGTCTTGCAGCCAGGATGAGAACAGCTCGCTGCCTGGGGTTGTGGTGGGCATCCACGTGGGCCTGGCTGCCCTCATCGtttgcctcctttgtctcctCCTGGGCTGGAGACATAG CCTCTTCTGCAGACAGGGGTCCCAAGATTGCTGGGCAGTGCCTCAGACTGCCTCGGACAGAGCTGGGGGCTGCAGAGGCCAGGCCCCAAGTGGAGGGAAGCCGGGGGAGAAGACTGAACTCATCACCCAG GTGACCGTGGAGCAGCCGCCCTTAGCCTAG